One region of Vallicoccus soli genomic DNA includes:
- the purL gene encoding phosphoribosylformylglycinamidine synthase subunit PurL, with product MSTDSVRDAGATPEVEQPWAQLGLKEDEYARIREILGRRPTSSELAMYSVMWSEHCSYKSSKVHLRQFGEKAPASDALLVGMGENAGVVDVGGGWAVTFKVESHNHPSYVEPYQGAATGVGGIVRDILTMGARPVAVMDPLRFGPADAEDTRRVLPGVVAGVGGYGNCLGLPNIGGEVVFDPSYAGNPLVNALCVGVMRHEDVKLARATGAGNLVVLFGATTGGDGIGGVSVLASETFDEQRPTKRPSVQVGDPFMEKVLIECCLEVFAEDLVVGIQDLGGAGLSCATSELASAGDGGMRVALDRVPLRDPSLSPEEILMSESQERMCAVVEPSKVERFLEICAKWDVSATVIGEVTDGDRLEITWHGDLVVDVPPRSVAHEGPVYERPYARPGWQDALQADAPASLPRPADGDGLRDVLLRLVASPNLADKRWVTDQYDRYVLGGTVLAQPEDAGMVRIDEETGLGVALATDGNGRFAKLDPYAGAQLALAEAYRNVATAGATPLAVTNCLNFGSPEDPDVMWQFAEATRGLADACRELGVPVTGGNVSFYNQTGDVAILPTPVVGVLGTIDDVARRTPIGFGEEGQQVYLLGTTRDELAGSEWAHALHGHLGGLPPQVDLAAERTLAQILVNASRDGLVDAAHDLADGGLAQALVEACLRRGTGARIWLPDDLDPFVALFSESTARAVVAVPREEEVRFSDMCTARRFPFVRIGVTDGQGDDALLDVQGLFSVTIGELRAAHTGTFPRLFEQDVQPHA from the coding sequence GTGAGCACCGACAGCGTGAGGGACGCGGGCGCCACCCCTGAGGTCGAGCAGCCCTGGGCGCAGCTCGGCCTCAAGGAGGACGAGTACGCCCGGATCCGCGAGATCCTCGGCCGCCGCCCGACCTCCTCGGAGCTGGCGATGTACAGCGTCATGTGGAGCGAGCACTGCTCGTACAAGTCGAGCAAGGTGCACCTGCGCCAGTTCGGCGAGAAGGCCCCGGCGAGCGACGCCCTGCTCGTCGGCATGGGCGAGAACGCCGGCGTCGTCGACGTCGGCGGCGGCTGGGCCGTGACCTTCAAGGTCGAGTCGCACAACCACCCGTCGTACGTCGAGCCGTACCAGGGCGCCGCGACCGGCGTCGGCGGCATCGTGCGCGACATCCTCACCATGGGCGCGCGCCCGGTCGCCGTCATGGACCCGCTGCGCTTCGGCCCGGCCGACGCCGAGGACACCCGCCGGGTGCTGCCCGGCGTCGTCGCGGGCGTGGGCGGCTACGGCAACTGCCTCGGCCTGCCGAACATCGGCGGCGAGGTCGTCTTCGACCCGTCGTACGCCGGCAACCCCCTCGTCAACGCCCTCTGCGTCGGCGTCATGCGCCACGAGGACGTCAAGCTCGCGCGGGCGACCGGCGCCGGCAACCTCGTCGTCCTCTTCGGCGCGACCACCGGCGGCGACGGCATCGGCGGCGTCTCGGTGCTCGCCTCGGAGACCTTCGACGAGCAGCGCCCGACGAAGCGCCCCAGCGTGCAGGTCGGCGACCCGTTCATGGAGAAGGTGCTCATCGAGTGCTGCCTCGAGGTCTTCGCCGAGGACCTCGTCGTCGGCATCCAGGACCTCGGCGGCGCCGGGCTGTCCTGCGCCACGAGCGAGCTCGCGTCCGCCGGGGACGGCGGCATGCGCGTCGCGCTCGACCGGGTGCCGCTGCGCGACCCCTCGCTCTCGCCGGAAGAGATCCTCATGAGCGAGTCGCAGGAGCGCATGTGCGCGGTCGTCGAGCCGTCGAAGGTCGAGCGGTTCCTCGAGATCTGCGCGAAGTGGGACGTCTCGGCGACGGTGATCGGCGAGGTCACCGACGGCGACCGGCTCGAGATCACCTGGCACGGCGACCTCGTCGTCGACGTCCCGCCGCGCAGCGTGGCGCACGAGGGCCCGGTCTACGAGCGCCCGTACGCCCGCCCGGGCTGGCAGGACGCCCTGCAGGCCGACGCGCCGGCGTCGCTGCCCCGGCCGGCCGACGGCGACGGGCTGCGCGACGTCCTGCTGCGCCTCGTCGCGAGCCCGAACCTCGCGGACAAGCGCTGGGTCACCGACCAGTACGACCGCTACGTCCTCGGCGGGACCGTCCTCGCCCAGCCCGAGGACGCCGGCATGGTGCGCATCGACGAGGAGACCGGGCTCGGCGTCGCGCTGGCCACCGACGGCAACGGGCGCTTCGCCAAGCTCGACCCGTACGCGGGCGCGCAGCTGGCGCTCGCCGAGGCGTACCGCAACGTCGCGACGGCCGGCGCCACCCCGCTCGCGGTGACGAACTGCCTCAACTTCGGCTCGCCGGAGGACCCCGACGTCATGTGGCAGTTCGCGGAGGCCACCCGCGGGCTGGCCGACGCGTGCCGGGAGCTGGGCGTGCCGGTGACCGGCGGCAACGTCAGCTTCTACAACCAGACCGGCGACGTCGCGATCCTGCCGACCCCCGTGGTCGGCGTGCTCGGCACCATCGACGACGTCGCCCGGCGCACCCCGATCGGGTTCGGCGAGGAGGGCCAGCAGGTCTACCTGCTCGGTACCACCCGCGACGAGCTCGCCGGCTCGGAGTGGGCGCACGCGCTGCACGGGCACCTCGGCGGGCTCCCGCCGCAGGTCGACCTCGCGGCCGAGCGCACGCTGGCGCAGATCCTCGTCAACGCCTCGCGCGACGGGCTCGTCGACGCGGCGCACGACCTCGCGGACGGCGGGCTGGCGCAGGCGCTCGTCGAGGCCTGCCTGCGGCGGGGGACCGGTGCGCGGATCTGGCTGCCCGACGACCTCGACCCGTTCGTGGCCCTGTTCTCCGAGTCGACCGCCCGCGCCGTCGTCGCCGTGCCGCGCGAGGAGGAGGTGCGGTTCTCCGACATGTGCACCGCCCGCCGCTTCCCCTTCGTGCGCATCGGCGTCACCGACGGGCAGGGCGACGACGCGCTGCTCGACGTGCAGGGGCTGTTCTCGGTCACGATCGGCGAGCTGCGCGCCGCGCACACCGGCACGTTCCCCCGCCTCTTCGAGCAGGACGTCCAGCCGCACGCCTGA
- a CDS encoding SDR family NAD(P)-dependent oxidoreductase → MTTTTPAPHLPFGATTTAAEVVDGVDLAGRRAVVTGGASGIGVETARALASAGAQVVLAVRDTAAGARTAAGIAASTGGPPVEVRPLDLADRASVAAFVAAWEGPLHVLVANAGVMASPLRRTPQGWEGQLATNHLGHFALATGLHPALAAAGGARVVAVSSAAHLRAGVDLDDPHFERRPYDPWVAYGQSKSANVLFAVEAARRWADDGVVANALMPGAIRTGLQRHVDEEEIARLRAASGGAAAQWKTVEQGAATSVLLAASPLVEGVTGRYFEDCQPAGPHRPGTRTGVAAHASDPGTARRVWDWSLRSVA, encoded by the coding sequence ATGACCACCACCACCCCCGCCCCGCACCTGCCCTTCGGCGCCACGACGACGGCCGCCGAGGTCGTCGACGGCGTCGACCTCGCCGGCCGCCGCGCCGTCGTCACCGGCGGCGCGTCCGGCATCGGCGTCGAGACCGCGCGGGCCCTCGCGTCGGCCGGCGCGCAGGTCGTCCTCGCCGTCCGCGACACCGCCGCCGGCGCGCGCACCGCCGCCGGCATCGCCGCCTCGACCGGCGGCCCGCCCGTCGAGGTCCGCCCGCTCGACCTGGCCGACCGCGCCTCGGTCGCGGCGTTCGTCGCCGCCTGGGAGGGACCGCTCCACGTCCTCGTGGCGAACGCCGGCGTCATGGCCTCCCCGCTGCGGCGCACGCCGCAGGGCTGGGAGGGCCAGCTCGCCACCAACCACCTGGGGCACTTCGCGCTCGCGACGGGGCTGCACCCCGCTCTCGCCGCCGCCGGCGGGGCGCGCGTCGTCGCCGTCAGCTCCGCCGCGCACCTGCGTGCCGGCGTCGACCTCGACGACCCGCACTTCGAGCGCCGCCCGTACGACCCCTGGGTCGCCTACGGGCAGTCCAAGTCGGCCAACGTCCTGTTCGCCGTCGAGGCCGCCCGGCGCTGGGCGGACGACGGCGTCGTCGCCAACGCCCTCATGCCGGGGGCCATCCGCACCGGGCTGCAGCGGCACGTCGACGAGGAGGAGATCGCGCGGCTGCGCGCCGCCTCCGGCGGGGCGGCCGCGCAGTGGAAGACCGTCGAGCAGGGCGCCGCCACATCGGTGCTCCTCGCCGCGTCGCCCCTCGTCGAGGGCGTCACGGGCCGCTACTTCGAGGACTGCCAGCCGGCCGGCCCCCACCGCCCGGGCACCCGTACGGGCGTCGCCGCCCACGCCAGCGACCCCGGGACCGCCCGGCGGGTGTGGGACTGGTCGCTGCGGAGCGTCGCGTGA
- a CDS encoding TetR/AcrR family transcriptional regulator, whose amino-acid sequence MTPEAARPLRADARRNRERLLRVAVRALSQPGRDVPLEDIAREAGVGIGTLYRHFPTREALVEAAYRDEVERLAAAAGELLAEHPPDVALRHWMDRFVDYMTTKRGMADALRAVVAGGGDPYAVSRERLHAAVEQILGAAAAAGALRADVGPEDVLKAVSGVSLVTGDPASPGAPGSPAQREQAGRLLDLLLDGLRAGRTGD is encoded by the coding sequence GTGACCCCCGAGGCCGCCCGGCCGCTGCGCGCCGACGCGCGGCGCAACCGCGAGCGCCTGCTCCGCGTCGCCGTGCGGGCGCTGTCCCAGCCGGGGCGCGACGTCCCCCTCGAGGACATCGCCCGGGAGGCCGGCGTCGGCATCGGCACCCTCTACCGGCACTTCCCGACGCGCGAGGCGCTCGTCGAGGCGGCGTACCGCGACGAGGTGGAGCGCCTCGCCGCCGCCGCCGGCGAGCTCCTCGCCGAGCACCCCCCGGACGTGGCCCTGCGGCACTGGATGGACCGCTTCGTCGACTACATGACGACCAAGCGCGGCATGGCCGACGCCCTGCGCGCCGTCGTCGCCGGCGGCGGCGACCCGTACGCGGTGAGCCGGGAGCGCCTGCACGCGGCCGTGGAGCAGATCCTCGGCGCGGCCGCCGCCGCCGGTGCGCTGCGCGCCGACGTGGGCCCCGAGGACGTCCTCAAGGCGGTGAGCGGCGTCTCGCTGGTCACCGGCGACCCGGCGAGCCCCGGCGCCCCGGGCAGCCCGGCGCAGCGCGAGCAGGCCGGGCGCCTGCTCGACCTGCTCCTCGACGGGCTGCGCGCGGGGCGCACCGGGGACTGA
- a CDS encoding NAD(+)/NADH kinase, translated as MADGSDGASGAAGARRDVGLVLHPRRDSAEAVGAVLAWARGSGRCVLATPDEAQRLPEGVEVVGAEELAARSGLLVSLGGDGTMLRALRGAYGHGTPVLGVNLGKLGFLAEVDVPELADALAVVERGEHEVETRVAVRVRVGGTVRTAFNDVALVRHPGEGSAAVSVVVDDEPFVRYAADALVVATPTGSTAYGFSAGGPVVSPRAQGLVVVPAAAHSSFNRALFLSCSERLCLEVLDRSGPLAVEVDGNVAGRLGPGDRLPVEVDLHGGSVVRVGRRSFYARARRKLRVTDSAELG; from the coding sequence GTGGCGGACGGGTCGGACGGGGCGAGCGGGGCGGCCGGCGCGCGGCGGGACGTGGGGCTCGTGCTGCACCCCCGGCGGGACAGCGCCGAGGCCGTGGGCGCGGTCCTGGCCTGGGCCCGCGGCAGCGGCCGGTGCGTGCTCGCGACGCCGGACGAGGCGCAGCGCCTGCCCGAGGGCGTGGAGGTCGTGGGCGCCGAGGAGCTCGCCGCCCGCTCCGGGCTGCTCGTGAGCCTGGGTGGCGACGGGACGATGCTGCGCGCGCTGCGGGGGGCGTACGGGCACGGGACGCCGGTGCTGGGGGTGAACCTCGGCAAGCTGGGGTTCCTCGCCGAGGTCGACGTGCCCGAGCTCGCGGACGCGCTGGCGGTCGTGGAGCGCGGGGAGCACGAGGTGGAGACGCGGGTCGCCGTGCGCGTCCGCGTCGGCGGGACGGTGCGCACCGCCTTCAACGACGTGGCGCTCGTGCGGCACCCCGGCGAGGGCAGCGCCGCGGTCTCCGTCGTCGTCGACGACGAGCCGTTCGTGCGCTACGCGGCCGACGCGCTCGTCGTCGCGACGCCGACCGGCTCCACCGCGTACGGCTTCTCCGCCGGCGGCCCCGTCGTGTCCCCCCGGGCGCAGGGGCTCGTCGTCGTCCCGGCGGCCGCGCACTCGTCCTTCAACCGGGCGCTGTTCCTCAGCTGCTCGGAGCGGCTGTGCCTCGAGGTGCTGGACCGCAGCGGACCGCTCGCGGTCGAGGTCGACGGCAACGTGGCGGGCCGGCTCGGGCCGGGGGACCGGCTGCCCGTCGAGGTGGACCTGCACGGCGGCTCCGTCGTGCGCGTGGGCCGACGCTCGTTCTACGCCCGGGCCCGGCGCAAGCTGCGCGTGACCGACTCCGCGGAGCTGGGCTAG
- a CDS encoding alpha/beta hydrolase: MRPALPARARRRAPLVAAVAAAALLPSGLTGLAGPATAAPAPGAAAAPADPPVPAVPQRYLDQEIAWSTCSFDAAVKQLAPGAPTTRCAKVRAPMDWAAPDAHPDIEVAIAYSEATGTSQGLMMTNPGGPGGAGLTLSASLAIDKPQLFTDYDLVGLDPRGFGQSTPLRCLTTTGELAALPTTPDYRERTRQTHRAELAEARLLAKACAATEFGQFVSSQQTVYDMELVRALLGARQLDFIGYSYGTWLASWYADTYPQRTGRFVLDSNMDWTRTQWENVNFDPFSFQRRRDTQLLPWIARHADQVEGLGSTPSRVLARYEAIRAALVQLTRSEGSAVRGDGLDGNVASAIYGNARFVRATLDILVHDEYVQDPSGSGEVELRHVDAAYARIAPELQRYETLAVLRSRYGVTPAPALAAEAPAGGAEALADARAAALAAPGDAPFDLGAVGTTVRCNDTAWDRSARWYQREADRMAERYRFYGYLNGVPMCAFWPYAPQDRDVDLAGAPRMLMVQGELDPATAYEGALRSHEATRRATRFVAIDDEGQHGQYVGSASACAEAIGDRFVFGGELPGRDTVCGTSPLPEDRAVYPVDGPVDGDAVPLPRAGTRAAAVPADLPNPLLQRVLDRVAEASLVR, translated from the coding sequence GTGCGACCCGCCCTCCCCGCGCGCGCCCGCCGCCGCGCGCCCCTCGTCGCGGCCGTCGCCGCCGCGGCCCTGCTCCCGTCCGGGCTCACGGGCCTGGCCGGGCCGGCCACCGCAGCCCCCGCGCCCGGCGCCGCTGCCGCCCCCGCCGACCCTCCCGTGCCGGCGGTCCCGCAGCGCTACCTCGACCAGGAGATCGCCTGGAGCACGTGCTCGTTCGACGCGGCGGTCAAGCAGCTGGCGCCCGGCGCCCCCACGACGCGCTGCGCGAAGGTCCGGGCCCCGATGGACTGGGCGGCGCCCGACGCCCACCCCGACATCGAGGTCGCGATCGCGTACTCCGAGGCCACCGGCACCTCGCAGGGCCTCATGATGACCAACCCCGGCGGCCCGGGCGGGGCGGGGCTCACGCTCAGCGCCTCGCTCGCCATCGACAAGCCCCAGCTGTTCACCGACTACGACCTCGTCGGCCTCGACCCGCGCGGCTTCGGCCAGAGCACCCCGCTGCGCTGCCTGACGACGACCGGGGAGCTCGCAGCGCTGCCGACGACCCCGGACTACCGCGAGCGCACCCGCCAGACGCACCGGGCCGAGCTCGCCGAGGCCCGCCTGCTCGCCAAGGCGTGCGCGGCCACGGAGTTCGGGCAGTTCGTCAGCAGCCAGCAGACCGTCTACGACATGGAGCTCGTGCGCGCGCTGCTCGGTGCCCGCCAGCTCGACTTCATCGGCTACAGCTACGGCACCTGGCTCGCCAGCTGGTACGCCGACACGTACCCCCAGCGCACCGGCCGGTTCGTCCTCGACTCCAACATGGACTGGACCCGCACCCAGTGGGAGAACGTCAACTTCGACCCGTTCTCGTTCCAGCGGCGCCGCGACACCCAGCTGCTGCCGTGGATCGCCCGGCACGCCGACCAGGTCGAGGGGCTCGGCAGCACCCCGTCGCGGGTCCTCGCGCGGTACGAGGCGATCCGCGCGGCCCTCGTCCAGCTCACCCGCTCCGAGGGCAGCGCGGTGCGCGGCGACGGCCTCGACGGGAACGTCGCCAGCGCGATCTACGGCAACGCGCGCTTCGTCCGGGCCACGCTCGACATCCTCGTCCACGACGAGTACGTGCAGGACCCGTCGGGGAGCGGCGAGGTCGAGCTGCGGCACGTCGACGCGGCGTACGCCCGCATCGCCCCGGAGCTGCAGCGCTACGAGACGCTCGCGGTCCTGCGCTCGCGGTACGGGGTGACCCCGGCGCCCGCGCTCGCGGCGGAGGCCCCGGCGGGCGGGGCCGAGGCGCTGGCGGACGCGCGGGCGGCGGCGCTGGCGGCGCCGGGCGACGCGCCGTTCGACCTCGGCGCGGTGGGCACCACCGTCCGCTGCAACGACACGGCCTGGGACCGCAGCGCGCGGTGGTACCAGCGCGAGGCCGACCGGATGGCCGAGCGCTACCGGTTCTACGGCTACCTCAACGGCGTGCCGATGTGCGCCTTCTGGCCGTACGCCCCGCAGGACCGCGACGTCGACCTCGCCGGCGCCCCGCGGATGCTCATGGTCCAGGGCGAGCTCGACCCGGCGACGGCGTACGAGGGCGCGCTGCGCAGCCACGAGGCGACGCGGCGGGCGACCCGCTTCGTCGCGATCGACGACGAGGGCCAGCACGGCCAGTACGTCGGCTCGGCCTCGGCCTGCGCGGAGGCGATCGGCGACCGCTTCGTCTTCGGCGGGGAGCTGCCGGGGCGGGACACCGTCTGCGGCACCTCGCCGCTGCCGGAGGACCGGGCGGTCTACCCGGTCGACGGGCCGGTCGACGGCGACGCGGTGCCCCTGCCGCGGGCGGGCACCCGGGCGGCGGCCGTGCCGGCCGACCTGCCGAACCCGCTGCTGCAGCGGGTCCTCGACCGGGTGGCGGAGGCGTCGCTGGTCCGCTGA
- a CDS encoding esterase-like activity of phytase family protein, with translation MTRLRTAATALALAAVFTPAALPASATATAPAGRPDPTGLELIGQEIFASGTEYRGTRVGGLSGLVRDPRTGRYLAVSDDRSSIDPARWYTLSIDLADGRLDEGDVRFRGVTTLRQPGGRPYPENGLDTEGIALLRDGRVVVTSEGDATALVDPFVGVFRRDGRRVASFPVPRSFRPTADASSGIRNNLALESAGTSPDGRWLFTATENALAQDGPAASEQAGSPSRLLRYDARTGRLDRTVVYETEPVAAPASPAGAFSTNGLVDVLPLGRDEVLAVERSFSTGAGNTIKVFRASLRGATDVTRVPSLAGHDGPVRAVRKELLLDLSTLGILLDNVEGIAWGPVLPDGRRSLVLVSDDNFSGTQFTQFLAFAVDEG, from the coding sequence GTGACCCGCCTCCGCACCGCAGCCACCGCGCTCGCCCTCGCCGCCGTCTTCACCCCCGCGGCCCTGCCGGCCTCCGCGACCGCCACCGCCCCCGCCGGGCGCCCCGACCCGACGGGCCTCGAGCTCATCGGGCAGGAGATCTTCGCCAGCGGCACCGAGTACCGCGGCACCCGCGTCGGCGGCCTGTCCGGGCTCGTCCGCGACCCGCGCACCGGCCGCTACCTCGCCGTCTCCGACGACCGCAGCAGCATCGACCCCGCCCGCTGGTACACGCTCTCCATCGACCTCGCCGACGGCCGCCTCGACGAGGGCGACGTCCGCTTCCGCGGCGTGACCACGCTGCGGCAGCCGGGCGGGCGGCCGTACCCGGAGAACGGCCTCGACACTGAGGGCATCGCGCTGCTGCGCGACGGGCGCGTCGTCGTCACGTCCGAGGGCGACGCGACGGCCCTCGTGGACCCGTTCGTCGGCGTCTTCCGGCGCGACGGCCGGCGCGTCGCGTCGTTCCCGGTCCCCCGCTCGTTCCGCCCGACCGCCGACGCCAGCAGCGGCATCCGGAACAACCTCGCGCTGGAGAGCGCTGGCACCTCGCCCGACGGGCGCTGGCTGTTCACCGCGACGGAGAACGCGCTCGCCCAGGACGGCCCCGCGGCGAGCGAGCAGGCGGGCAGCCCGAGCCGCCTCCTGCGCTACGACGCCCGCACCGGGCGGCTGGACCGGACCGTCGTGTACGAGACCGAGCCGGTCGCGGCGCCCGCCTCCCCGGCGGGCGCCTTCTCCACCAACGGCCTCGTCGACGTCCTGCCGCTCGGCCGGGACGAGGTGCTCGCGGTGGAGCGGTCCTTCTCCACCGGCGCGGGCAACACCATCAAGGTCTTCCGGGCGAGCCTGCGCGGCGCCACCGACGTGACGCGGGTCCCCTCGCTCGCCGGCCACGACGGCCCGGTGCGCGCGGTGCGCAAGGAGCTGCTGCTCGACCTGTCGACCCTGGGCATCCTGCTCGACAACGTGGAGGGCATCGCCTGGGGCCCGGTGCTCCCCGACGGGCGCCGCTCGCTCGTGCTCGTCAGCGACGACAACTTCTCGGGCACCCAGTTCACCCAGTTCCTCGCCTTCGCCGTCGACGAGGGCTGA
- a CDS encoding tryptophan 2,3-dioxygenase has protein sequence MGEGTRPVEPGVVRDLRGELSYGSYLHLDAVLGAQAPLSDPPHHDELLFIVQHQTSELWLKLVLHELRAAQDHLARDGLRPALKGLARVKHVLRVLTDQWAVLATLTPSEYAGFRGALGRSSGFQSYQYRAVEFVLGNKDAAMLEHFAHDPGARDLLRDALERPSLYDEFLRLVARRGLPVPDDLLRRDVTRAHVMAPGLLPVLREVYRDPGRHWDLYEACEELVDLEEGFQLWRFRHLKTVERVIGSGPGTGGSSGVRFLRAALDLTFFPELYAVRAEVIR, from the coding sequence GTGGGCGAGGGCACCAGGCCGGTGGAGCCGGGCGTGGTCCGCGACCTGCGCGGCGAGCTGTCCTACGGGTCGTACCTGCACCTCGACGCCGTGCTCGGCGCGCAGGCCCCGCTGAGCGACCCGCCGCACCACGACGAGCTGCTGTTCATCGTCCAGCACCAGACCTCGGAGCTGTGGCTCAAGCTCGTGCTGCACGAGCTGCGCGCCGCCCAGGACCACCTCGCGCGGGACGGCCTGCGCCCGGCGCTCAAGGGCCTGGCCCGGGTCAAGCACGTCCTGCGGGTGCTCACCGACCAGTGGGCGGTGCTGGCCACCCTGACCCCGTCGGAGTACGCCGGCTTCCGCGGGGCGCTGGGGCGCTCCTCCGGCTTCCAGTCGTACCAGTACCGCGCGGTGGAGTTCGTGCTCGGCAACAAGGACGCCGCGATGCTCGAGCACTTCGCGCACGACCCCGGGGCCCGCGACCTGCTGCGCGACGCCCTCGAGCGGCCCAGCCTCTACGACGAGTTCCTGCGCCTCGTCGCCCGGCGCGGGCTGCCCGTCCCGGACGACCTGCTGCGCCGCGACGTCACCCGCGCGCACGTCATGGCGCCGGGCCTGCTCCCCGTGCTGCGCGAGGTCTACCGGGACCCCGGGCGGCACTGGGACCTCTACGAGGCGTGCGAGGAGCTCGTCGACCTCGAGGAGGGCTTCCAGCTGTGGCGGTTCCGCCACCTCAAGACCGTCGAGCGGGTCATCGGGAGCGGGCCCGGCACCGGCGGCTCGTCGGGGGTCCGCTTCCTGCGGGCCGCGCTCGACCTGACCTTCTTCCCGGAGCTGTACGCCGTCCGGGCGGAGGTCATCCGCTAG
- a CDS encoding glycoside hydrolase family 13 protein, translated as MSGDAPWWRSAVVYQVYPRSFADADGDGVGDLRGVLQRLDHLADLGVDVLWLSPVYRTPQDDNGYDISDYQDVDPAFGTLADLDALVEGLHARGMRLLMDLVVNHTSDEHPWFVESRSSPVSPKRDWYWWRPPREGMAPGDPGAEPTDWRSFFSGSAWQLDEASGEYYLHLFSRKQPDLNWENPEVRAAVHAMMRWWLDRGVDGFRMDVINLISKDPALPDGVPDGRGRWSDGSAAYVCGPRIHEFLQEMHREVFAGREGAFLTVGEMPGVTVEEARLFTDPARREVDMVFQFEHVGLDQGASKWDVRPLRLTDLKASFGRWQAGLAATGWNSLYTSNHDQPRVVSRWGDDGRWRRESATAIATVLHLHRGTPYVYQGEEIAMANAPFASVDDLRDIESLNHWREAVEHGDDPERVMASLRAMGRDNARTPMQWDASPQAGFTAGEPWIAVNPDHAEWNVAAQRDDPHSVLAHYRRLVALRHEDPVVAHGDFTMLLPHDEQVYAFTRRLGDVELLVLGNLSGEPAVAGVDASWAGADVVLGNYPAGGGQGLALAPWEARVHRRTLG; from the coding sequence GTGAGCGGGGACGCGCCCTGGTGGCGCAGCGCCGTCGTCTACCAGGTCTACCCGCGCAGCTTCGCCGACGCCGACGGCGACGGGGTCGGCGACCTGCGGGGGGTGCTGCAGCGGCTCGACCACCTCGCCGACCTCGGGGTCGACGTCCTCTGGCTCTCGCCGGTCTACCGGACGCCGCAGGACGACAACGGCTACGACATCAGCGACTACCAGGACGTCGACCCGGCCTTCGGCACGCTCGCGGACCTCGACGCCCTCGTCGAGGGGCTGCACGCGCGCGGCATGAGGCTCCTCATGGACCTCGTCGTCAACCACACGTCCGACGAGCACCCGTGGTTCGTGGAGTCCCGGTCCTCGCCAGTCAGCCCGAAGCGCGACTGGTACTGGTGGCGCCCGCCGCGCGAGGGGATGGCGCCCGGCGACCCCGGCGCCGAGCCCACGGACTGGCGCTCGTTCTTCTCCGGCTCGGCCTGGCAGCTGGACGAGGCCAGCGGTGAGTACTACCTGCACCTCTTCAGCCGCAAGCAGCCGGACCTGAACTGGGAGAACCCGGAGGTCCGCGCCGCGGTGCACGCGATGATGCGCTGGTGGCTCGACCGCGGGGTCGACGGCTTCCGCATGGACGTCATCAACCTCATCAGCAAGGACCCCGCGCTCCCCGACGGCGTGCCCGACGGGCGGGGCCGCTGGTCCGACGGGTCGGCGGCGTACGTCTGCGGCCCGCGCATCCACGAGTTCCTCCAGGAGATGCACCGCGAGGTCTTCGCCGGCCGGGAGGGCGCGTTCCTCACCGTGGGCGAGATGCCGGGGGTGACGGTGGAGGAGGCCCGCCTGTTCACCGACCCGGCGCGGCGCGAGGTCGACATGGTGTTCCAGTTCGAGCACGTCGGGCTCGACCAGGGCGCGTCGAAGTGGGACGTGCGACCGCTGCGCCTCACCGACCTCAAGGCCTCGTTCGGCCGGTGGCAGGCCGGGCTCGCCGCGACGGGCTGGAACAGCCTCTACACGAGCAACCACGACCAGCCGCGGGTCGTGAGCCGGTGGGGCGACGACGGGCGGTGGCGCCGCGAGTCGGCGACCGCGATCGCGACCGTGCTGCACCTGCACCGCGGGACGCCGTACGTCTACCAGGGCGAGGAGATCGCCATGGCGAACGCGCCGTTCGCCTCCGTCGACGACCTGCGCGACATCGAGTCGCTCAACCACTGGCGCGAGGCGGTGGAGCACGGCGACGACCCCGAGCGGGTCATGGCGTCGCTGCGGGCCATGGGGCGCGACAACGCCCGTACGCCGATGCAGTGGGACGCCTCGCCGCAGGCCGGCTTCACGGCCGGCGAGCCGTGGATCGCCGTCAACCCCGACCACGCGGAGTGGAACGTCGCGGCCCAGCGGGACGACCCGCACTCCGTCCTCGCGCACTACCGGCGGCTCGTCGCCCTGCGGCACGAGGACCCGGTCGTGGCGCACGGCGACTTCACCATGCTGCTGCCGCACGACGAGCAGGTGTACGCCTTCACCCGCCGGCTCGGCGACGTCGAGCTGCTCGTGCTCGGCAACCTCTCCGGCGAGCCCGCGGTCGCCGGCGTCGACGCGTCGTGGGCCGGTGCGGACGTCGTGCTCGGGAACTACCCTGCCGGCGGCGGGCAGGGGCTGGCCCTGGCGCCGTGGGAGGCCAGGGTGCACCGGCGCACCCTCGGGTGA